A genomic stretch from Hydrogenimonas urashimensis includes:
- the rpsI gene encoding 30S ribosomal protein S9 has translation MANVYATGKRKTSVAKVWLKPGTGKMTINGMGLDEWLGGHEAIKRKVMQPLLLTKQEASVDIVAQTLGGGYSAQADALKHGISKALVAFDEEFRKILKPHGLLTRDSRVVERKKYGKHKARRSPQFSKR, from the coding sequence ATGGCAAACGTTTATGCAACCGGAAAACGAAAAACGTCCGTCGCGAAAGTATGGCTTAAACCAGGCACGGGCAAAATGACGATCAACGGCATGGGCCTTGACGAGTGGCTTGGCGGACATGAGGCGATCAAACGCAAAGTGATGCAGCCTCTTCTTCTGACGAAACAGGAAGCCTCCGTCGACATCGTGGCGCAGACGCTCGGCGGCGGATACTCCGCCCAGGCGGACGCCCTGAAACACGGAATTTCCAAAGCTCTTGTCGCCTTCGATGAGGAGTTTAGAAAAATTCTCAAACCCCACGGACTTCTGACACGCGACAGCCGTGTTGTCGAGCGTAAGAAATATGGTAAACACAAAGCACGCCGAAGTCCCCAATTCTCCAAACGTTAA